A window from Sphingobacterium hotanense encodes these proteins:
- a CDS encoding phage tail tape measure protein: MASKLKAETLALDVVVNANEAQKNINKLGREITDTSSRVKDLQNQQALLAKEGKKDSEAYRELSKEIKLNRDRVKELKDEQGKLINSLSLEQKTLSQLQRQLTDLRRLRNNSIPGSEQYIQYAKQIEIVSARLGELQVGSEQTGNSINKLSGRFKGWVSTAAAAAVSFTAISLGVRKAITEYATFDDLLVDVMKTTNLSKDSVKELNRELSEIETRTSQEDLLGLSRIAGKLGYKEISEITEFVKANNQIIVSLNEDLGGNVEETVNKIGKLVDIFKLKDLYSTEEAFLKVGSALNELGMASTANEGYMVEFARRMAGVAPLAKVSIDQILGLGAALDQLGQTEEVSSTALSKLFLKLASEAETYSKYAGMKITDFKALLEKDFMGAFTKVLQGVKNNANGINELAATLGDLGEDGGRVIGVIGSLANNVDVLTSSMDLANKSMIDGTSITNEYELKNQSAAAKLEMAQKQVKALWIELGEKLWPVMTEGLNLFSMFITGLRTMMTFLGENWKLITFLTTVITTYTIAINYNTIAQYASAKATGVATTATRLWNAAIRANPVGLLVTAIVALTTALYLKSKRMSQAEVVQKSYNETLLEANKSVIAETASIEQNINVALDKVKADGARLAAVKRLREIMPDILKDYTDEEIMAGNAKKAIDEYTKSLVKQATVRAMRDRLEKLAQQKFDEQERKRRGFSGASLGERYEALNSETFFSNDWAIAYNKHVESNIKTIEAQEKRFADEIIKLEEDIAKNIQVVNGTDNNDDNNTVIPTSDSKADSKRRKAYQKELDDAENHHQDLLQQKGLFREDLSELDKSQLVELAKYQEEYQGKLDSINQKYGESLKTVTNTANQELKKRVDAEKSYIDSILIKRQTEGEAEKSAYQDRLVKAGLLGVARETMTKRQLDALEILEREHSANLAKIDSDTIAKEIDARISANRDIITDLRIRHNEELSEIRTLNEAKQYLSATLSKKELSQIRTLSQARKVIQNQQMLEEQAMMEQQLKDLIETLQRAQASGEFEGLVLSDKILSEEEKKVLIDRIRQLKEEIAKLKGSDKTDELTDKAEQDRAKFDILGMSIGDWENLFKNTGDLRERIQQIINLVGALSQVWSQYNAMVAAKENAQLQKDEAANNKKKDNLKRRLDDGVISQENYNKLVENMDADMDKKKAKVARDHAKRERNVSLMSAIVNTARGITAAFPNPYLMALVAAIGAIQIGTIAATPLPEIPGAETGGQLLDVIREQDGKKFRAKNKPGKRGFISSPTVIVGENGEEWVANAKAVSNPSISPIFDVLDTAQRNGRISTMTLSDVIAQTMSPRLPARQAGGRIAGGTTGTVSDTNNIENLLIKNMETLKSLDTKLSNLHAKVVLLGKDGFIEKMEEYKQSESNGNF; this comes from the coding sequence CAACTTACTGACCTACGACGCCTAAGAAACAACAGCATACCTGGATCCGAACAATACATTCAATACGCTAAGCAGATTGAAATTGTTTCAGCAAGATTAGGAGAGCTCCAAGTCGGGTCTGAACAAACTGGAAACTCAATTAACAAACTAAGTGGCAGATTCAAAGGATGGGTATCTACTGCTGCTGCCGCTGCTGTATCATTTACGGCTATAAGCCTCGGGGTTAGGAAAGCAATCACAGAATATGCAACCTTCGATGATCTTTTGGTTGATGTCATGAAAACGACGAATCTAAGCAAAGATTCTGTAAAGGAACTAAATCGAGAGCTGAGTGAAATCGAAACAAGAACATCACAAGAAGACTTATTGGGCCTTTCAAGAATCGCTGGAAAGCTAGGTTACAAAGAGATATCAGAGATCACTGAATTCGTTAAAGCTAATAACCAGATCATTGTTTCTCTGAATGAGGATCTCGGTGGAAATGTAGAAGAGACTGTTAATAAAATAGGAAAGCTCGTTGATATTTTTAAGTTAAAAGACCTTTATAGTACTGAGGAGGCATTTCTTAAAGTCGGGTCCGCCCTTAACGAGCTGGGTATGGCTTCGACTGCGAACGAAGGATACATGGTCGAATTTGCTCGGAGGATGGCTGGTGTTGCGCCATTGGCTAAAGTATCAATAGATCAGATACTCGGTTTAGGTGCGGCATTAGATCAGCTTGGGCAAACCGAAGAGGTATCTTCGACCGCGTTATCAAAACTATTCTTAAAACTGGCTTCCGAAGCAGAAACTTATAGTAAGTACGCTGGAATGAAAATTACAGATTTCAAGGCACTTCTTGAAAAGGATTTCATGGGTGCATTTACGAAAGTGCTACAGGGCGTCAAGAATAATGCAAATGGTATAAATGAGCTGGCCGCAACCCTCGGAGATCTGGGTGAAGATGGGGGCCGTGTTATTGGAGTTATAGGTTCTTTAGCAAATAACGTCGATGTACTTACATCATCAATGGATTTAGCGAATAAGTCAATGATTGACGGAACTTCTATCACGAACGAATACGAGCTTAAAAATCAGTCCGCAGCAGCTAAGCTTGAGATGGCTCAAAAACAAGTAAAAGCTCTGTGGATTGAGTTGGGAGAAAAGCTATGGCCTGTCATGACTGAAGGGCTGAATCTGTTTTCAATGTTCATTACAGGATTGAGAACAATGATGACTTTCTTAGGTGAAAATTGGAAGTTAATAACCTTTCTAACTACAGTGATCACGACATATACAATTGCGATTAACTACAACACGATAGCTCAATATGCAAGTGCAAAGGCCACAGGCGTAGCTACCACTGCCACCAGGCTTTGGAATGCTGCTATAAGAGCTAATCCAGTAGGTTTATTGGTTACTGCTATTGTCGCACTTACTACAGCACTATATTTAAAATCCAAACGGATGTCGCAAGCTGAAGTTGTGCAAAAATCATACAATGAAACCTTATTAGAAGCAAATAAAAGCGTAATCGCTGAGACTGCTTCAATCGAACAGAATATAAATGTAGCATTGGATAAAGTTAAAGCTGATGGGGCTAGACTGGCGGCAGTAAAGCGACTTAGAGAAATAATGCCAGACATATTGAAGGATTATACCGATGAGGAAATTATGGCCGGAAATGCAAAAAAAGCAATTGACGAGTACACCAAATCGTTGGTTAAACAAGCTACCGTGCGAGCAATGCGAGATCGGCTGGAGAAACTTGCTCAACAAAAGTTCGATGAGCAAGAACGCAAAAGACGCGGATTTAGCGGCGCAAGCCTAGGGGAACGTTATGAAGCGTTAAATTCTGAAACTTTCTTTTCTAACGATTGGGCGATCGCTTATAACAAGCATGTAGAAAGCAATATAAAAACTATAGAGGCGCAGGAAAAACGGTTTGCTGATGAAATTATAAAACTAGAAGAAGATATCGCAAAGAATATTCAAGTTGTCAACGGCACTGATAATAACGATGACAATAATACCGTAATCCCAACATCTGACTCCAAGGCTGATTCCAAACGCAGAAAAGCCTACCAAAAGGAGTTAGATGATGCTGAAAATCACCATCAGGATCTGCTTCAACAAAAGGGGCTTTTCCGAGAGGACCTTTCTGAGCTCGACAAATCCCAATTGGTTGAACTTGCCAAATACCAGGAAGAATATCAAGGCAAACTAGATTCGATTAACCAAAAGTATGGCGAGTCACTAAAGACCGTCACGAATACTGCAAATCAAGAACTGAAAAAACGCGTTGACGCTGAGAAGAGTTATATCGACTCGATATTAATAAAAAGACAAACAGAAGGTGAAGCTGAAAAGTCCGCTTATCAGGATAGACTTGTTAAAGCTGGGCTTTTGGGTGTTGCGCGCGAGACCATGACCAAACGTCAACTTGATGCTCTTGAAATTTTAGAGAGAGAGCATTCCGCAAATCTGGCGAAAATTGATTCCGACACAATAGCTAAAGAAATCGACGCTCGTATATCTGCAAATAGAGACATCATCACAGACTTGAGAATTCGACACAATGAAGAACTAAGTGAAATCAGAACGTTGAATGAAGCGAAACAGTACCTTTCGGCGACGCTTTCTAAAAAGGAGCTATCGCAAATCAGGACGCTTTCCCAAGCTCGTAAAGTAATACAAAATCAGCAAATGTTAGAAGAGCAGGCGATGATGGAACAACAATTAAAAGACCTGATTGAAACATTGCAAAGAGCCCAAGCTAGCGGTGAATTCGAAGGACTAGTTCTTTCTGACAAAATCCTTTCAGAAGAAGAGAAAAAAGTTTTAATCGACCGCATTCGTCAGTTAAAAGAAGAGATTGCGAAACTAAAAGGTTCAGATAAAACTGATGAACTGACAGATAAGGCTGAGCAAGATCGAGCTAAGTTCGATATTCTTGGGATGTCGATTGGAGACTGGGAGAACTTATTCAAAAATACAGGAGACCTCAGAGAACGGATTCAACAGATTATTAATCTTGTTGGTGCATTATCCCAAGTATGGTCGCAATATAACGCGATGGTCGCCGCCAAAGAAAATGCTCAATTGCAAAAAGATGAGGCCGCTAATAATAAGAAGAAGGATAACCTTAAACGGCGCCTGGATGATGGAGTCATCTCTCAAGAGAATTACAACAAACTGGTCGAGAACATGGACGCGGACATGGATAAGAAAAAGGCTAAAGTTGCACGCGATCACGCAAAACGCGAACGTAACGTATCGCTCATGTCAGCTATAGTCAACACTGCTCGCGGCATAACTGCAGCATTTCCAAACCCTTATTTAATGGCTCTCGTTGCAGCTATTGGCGCAATCCAAATCGGCACTATCGCCGCAACTCCCCTACCTGAAATTCCCGGAGCGGAAACTGGAGGCCAATTATTGGATGTTATTCGAGAACAGGACGGTAAGAAATTCCGCGCAAAGAACAAACCAGGTAAACGCGGCTTCATATCTTCTCCGACGGTTATTGTCGGGGAAAATGGTGAGGAATGGGTTGCCAACGCAAAAGCTGTTTCTAACCCATCAATCAGCCCTATATTCGACGTTCTTGACACAGCACAGAGAAACGGCCGTATCAGCACGATGACGTTGTCAGACGTCATCGCTCAGACCATGTCTCCGAGACTTCCAGCGCGACAAGCAGGTGGAAGAATAGCCGGCGGTACCACAGGAACTGTCAGTGATACTAACAATATCGAAAACTTGTTAATCAAGAATATGGAAACATTAAAGTCGCTAGATACCAAGTTATCGAATCTACACGCTAAAGTCGTTCTCTTGGGTAAAGATGGATTCATTGAAAAAATGGAAGAGTATAAACAATCTGAATCAAACGGAAATTTTTAA